A stretch of DNA from Drosophila virilis strain 15010-1051.87 chromosome 5, Dvir_AGI_RSII-ME, whole genome shotgun sequence:
ATACCCTATacttataaaatgtttataagaCATTAACATATTTCAAAGCAAAccatgttatttatattttacaggcAGATTTTCCCGACGAAATCTCGATAGTTTAACAAAACTATACACATTAGAATTAAAATGACCAAAATTGTCTAACTTACCACTTAGCGGTGGTCTCCAAGCGCAGATCATGATAGGAGGCAGTGAACTGAAATTTCGCCGCACGTTTGTTAACTCGCTGCAAACGTTTCCAGACGCTGCCCATTGCGACCCAAAATCAGTTTAGTTTCCAAACTAAGGCACACACTCAATCCACATTCGATAGTTGGTCGTTATTTTCGTATGTTATGAACACGTTAAATACACACCTAACGGAAATATTCGCTTGCGGTTGATAGATGTAATTTTGGACTATTACTGACTATTTCCCTGACTCTTGTTATAAGTCAGAGCTCCTGTAAAAATATAGAGAAAATTTACAAGATTTATTACTTTcgattttgttaaattaaattaattataccgtgttttttttttaaataataattaaacttAAAAGAGTTATAATActacatttttgaatataaatatgatattTGACCACTCTTTGAGGAAGCACAAATTCAAGTGTCAATTTTATTAATCTATAAATGTAGATACAAACTTATCTACTTCAGTCAACACAATGCATCGGCTTTGGCTGCGAAGCCCCTCACGCAACACTACAAATTGTTTGCGGTCCCTTTAATTTTTGTAGAATATATACCaacatacatgtgtatgtgcctAAGAATGTACATTTGATGACCTTTAGATGtcagttttgtattttgcgtttcttatatataaaaataaaacataaaaactgCATAAAATATTGGTGATTATTCTCTTTATCCTTCTAGTTTGTATTTACACAAATGCATACAATGTTATTATGGTACATCCGCAGATATTCATGCCAGAcactttaaaaaattgtaagtTATATGTACGTGAGTattgtgtgtacatacatacatacatatgtatatgaatgcTTCAATATATAGCACCACAATGACATCACGCTCGTTTGGAGCCAAATTTCTTTATGCGTTCATTTTTGTTCATCGCATTCAAGCAACACCTTGACGCACTTATTATAAACACGACACTGGTTATTTcgtattaaacatttttaactttatttataataacttGCAATTCTTGAGACCCAAACAGAACACAAAAAGGGCGAAGAGCGCATAATTGAGATACAAAACGCAAATATGATCCGATATGTATCGAATATTATCGATACCTTCATTCAGGAGCTCAAAGCGCCATTATCCCAATTCAACTACTCCAAGTACCCACTTTTCCAGCAAATAAGTTACTTGAGAGACGGTCGCGATTCAAaggtttatttatatatttaaatcgttttgtttaacattaattaaaattaattaaaaaattaagcgtggctgttgtttttaaatttatatgatCAAgagaatgcaatttaaattgaatgtgTTGCAGTTATGAATCTACATATGTATGGATGTGTAGGCATACGAATACTATTTGTACGAGTCTCAAAAAGTGTTTGTGTTGTAACGCATCGGCGTGGCAGAAggttaaagaaaatgtttagatttttttttaaacgagTACCTATTCCATAAAAACaaggtatttaaaatattgagAAGTGCTTctgaatacacacacacacatggacataaatatgtatgtaatacAAAAGCTAAGCATAGATGTCATATATCACAAATAATTTGtaaccaattaaaaataaaaaaatttaaaaaaacaaaaaaaattcaaattgcaacTACACAACCAATAATTTGTCAGGTAACCCCTTTAAATATGTGAGTATACTTAAAATGTATCCCTACTGCCACGCCAAATTAACACCACACATTTTtcacacatacaaaattaaGATTTCTTGTTTGCCTGCGATTGTTTTCCTTGTTTACAGAAGTCCTTGTAAGCACGCTCAGTCTCTTCGTCCATTTCCGGGTCGAGATCCAAATCGTTATCTCTTACATCAAATTCGTCACCATCGCTGCCGGTAGCATCATCCTCAGCGGCGAGAAAATCAGTTTCCTCGGCTGTAAGCTCGCGTCCATCTGGGCCATAGAAGACGGGCTCGTCGCTCAAGCGTGGTGGCTCTGGTGGCTTtgcaacaacatcatcatctcCGCCAAGAGCATTCGATACCTTCCGTCCCCAATTGTTTTGCTGCAATGCAATAACATTGGCAACCATAGCGTATTTACCAGGCGACTTAAATTCGAACGCCTGTAATAAAGCAATAATATATTGCATGTCCTGTTTGCAATCAGCACTTAGGTCGTAACCGGCCAACTTCAATGTCTGGCATATACAGCGCACATTTTCAGAACTCTCATATGCTAAAAGTTGTTTCAGCGAGTACACTATATTAACAGCAATGAGCTGGATTCGGGCGTCATCATCGCCACGCAATTGCATGTACAATTCGGCTAGGAAGAGGGCTGTCTCCCTCaccttttgctgctgttctaCTGATTGCATATACTTATCTACCTCAGCACGGTGATAGTCAAGCTTACATTTAAGCAAGGTGTGAAACAGCGAATCCGGCTTGAGATTGAGCATATGCAgtaaattatacaatttagCTCCCATGTACCGAAAATTTGGTTgttcaattgatttttcaaatatatccTCCATGGCGATTGAGAGCACATAGTTATTACTCTCCATTCCATCAAAGATTGTTAGGAAACGTGATGCAATTGTATCGAATTGTCCGGGATTCTGGATGgatgaaaatatttgcaaacatttaaaaaatttccGATTATATGAAGTATAAAGGTTTCATTATTCAAATTGTTACTCACCTGGTTAAGGCAATGTATTACAGTATCAAGATATTCTAAAGCAATTGTTTCCATGTCAGGATGGGACGAGGCCGACGAAGTTGAAACAGCAGCCGATGAAGTCGATGGTTGTGGTTGCTGGTGGaaatattgctgctgctgctgctgctgctgtggctgttgtgcaatttgttggaatgaattatttaaatgcgcATGACGTTGAAATTTCGATTGtgattgttgtgtgtgttgttggtgttgcagTGTTTGtacctgctgctgttgatagtaattgttcattgcaccATTATGCGGTGGTTGTTGACCAATATGCAGACGAGCTTGAACCGAGTTTGACAGCTTTTGCATATCATTGTTATACTGCAGATTTTGCTGGTGATGATTGtaatttttttgctgctgatgctgttgcttgAGTCCATTCAAATAAcgctgttggtgttgttgaGCATAAGGTGCTGGCCCTGAcggttgatgttgatgttgatattgctgttgctgcggtggCGGTCCACGCTTACCTATATTACTGTTACTCGATTGGTTAGGTATAAAAACAGTCGCGCTAGCCGAAAGCTTTGAATGCCCGAATCCACTT
This window harbors:
- the Paip1 gene encoding polyadenylate-binding protein-interacting protein 1 isoform X2 → MSAALTELATLDVTAMEREFFESDAATAMSCRAPFQPEEQYEQLRRPNPGPGAAIPIAPQLATALPLEQQAHLFNEFASVGYAPAAFAPGPPVSFAAPSQAPIMADVASGFGHSKLSASATVFIPNQSSNSNIGPAPYAQQHQQRYLNGLKQQHQQQKNYNHHQQNLQYNNDMQKLSNSVQARLHIGQQPPHNGAMNNYYQQQQVQTLQHQQHTQQSQSKFQRHAHLNNSFQQIAQQPQQQQQQQQYFHQQPQPSTSSAAVSTSSASSHPDMETIALEYLDTVIHCLNQNPGQFDTIASRFLTIFDGMESNNYVLSIAMEDIFEKSIEQPNFRYMGAKLYNLLHMLNLKPDSLFHTLLKCKLDYHRAEVDKYMQSVEQQQKVRETALFLAELYMQLRGDDDARIQLIAVNIVYSLKQLLAYESSENVRCICQTLKLAGYDLSADCKQDMQYIIALLQAFEFKSPGKYAMVANVIALQQNNWGRKVSNALGGDDDVVAKPPEPPRLSDEPVFYGPDGRELTAEETDFLAAEDDATGSDGDEFDVRDNDLDLDPEMDEETERAYKDFCKQGKQSQANKKS
- the Paip1 gene encoding polyadenylate-binding protein-interacting protein 1 isoform X1 — encoded protein: MSAALTELATLDVTAMEREFFESDAATAMSCRAPFQPEEQYEQLRRPNPGPGAAIPIAPQLATALPLEQQAHLFNEFASVGYAPAAFAPGPPVSFAAPSQAPIMADVASGFGHSKLSASATVFIPNQSSNSNIGKRGPPPQQQQYQHQHQPSGPAPYAQQHQQRYLNGLKQQHQQQKNYNHHQQNLQYNNDMQKLSNSVQARLHIGQQPPHNGAMNNYYQQQQVQTLQHQQHTQQSQSKFQRHAHLNNSFQQIAQQPQQQQQQQQYFHQQPQPSTSSAAVSTSSASSHPDMETIALEYLDTVIHCLNQNPGQFDTIASRFLTIFDGMESNNYVLSIAMEDIFEKSIEQPNFRYMGAKLYNLLHMLNLKPDSLFHTLLKCKLDYHRAEVDKYMQSVEQQQKVRETALFLAELYMQLRGDDDARIQLIAVNIVYSLKQLLAYESSENVRCICQTLKLAGYDLSADCKQDMQYIIALLQAFEFKSPGKYAMVANVIALQQNNWGRKVSNALGGDDDVVAKPPEPPRLSDEPVFYGPDGRELTAEETDFLAAEDDATGSDGDEFDVRDNDLDLDPEMDEETERAYKDFCKQGKQSQANKKS
- the Paip1 gene encoding polyadenylate-binding protein-interacting protein 1 isoform X4, whose product is MSAALTELATLDVTAMEREFFESDAATAMSCRAPFQPEEQYEQLRRPNPGPGAAIPIAPQLATALPLEQQAHLFNEFASVGYAPAAFAPGPPVSFAAPSQAPIMADVASGFGHSKLSASATVFIPNQSSNSNIGKRGPPPQQQQYQHQHQPSGPAPYAQQHQQRYLNGLKQQHQQQKNYNHHQQNLQYNNDMQKLSNSVQARLHIGQQPPHNGAMNNYYQQQQPQQQQQQQQYFHQQPQPSTSSAAVSTSSASSHPDMETIALEYLDTVIHCLNQNPGQFDTIASRFLTIFDGMESNNYVLSIAMEDIFEKSIEQPNFRYMGAKLYNLLHMLNLKPDSLFHTLLKCKLDYHRAEVDKYMQSVEQQQKVRETALFLAELYMQLRGDDDARIQLIAVNIVYSLKQLLAYESSENVRCICQTLKLAGYDLSADCKQDMQYIIALLQAFEFKSPGKYAMVANVIALQQNNWGRKVSNALGGDDDVVAKPPEPPRLSDEPVFYGPDGRELTAEETDFLAAEDDATGSDGDEFDVRDNDLDLDPEMDEETERAYKDFCKQGKQSQANKKS
- the Paip1 gene encoding polyadenylate-binding protein-interacting protein 1 isoform X3, which produces MSCRAPFQPEEQYEQLRRPNPGPGAAIPIAPQLATALPLEQQAHLFNEFASVGYAPAAFAPGPPVSFAAPSQAPIMADVASGFGHSKLSASATVFIPNQSSNSNIGKRGPPPQQQQYQHQHQPSGPAPYAQQHQQRYLNGLKQQHQQQKNYNHHQQNLQYNNDMQKLSNSVQARLHIGQQPPHNGAMNNYYQQQQVQTLQHQQHTQQSQSKFQRHAHLNNSFQQIAQQPQQQQQQQQYFHQQPQPSTSSAAVSTSSASSHPDMETIALEYLDTVIHCLNQNPGQFDTIASRFLTIFDGMESNNYVLSIAMEDIFEKSIEQPNFRYMGAKLYNLLHMLNLKPDSLFHTLLKCKLDYHRAEVDKYMQSVEQQQKVRETALFLAELYMQLRGDDDARIQLIAVNIVYSLKQLLAYESSENVRCICQTLKLAGYDLSADCKQDMQYIIALLQAFEFKSPGKYAMVANVIALQQNNWGRKVSNALGGDDDVVAKPPEPPRLSDEPVFYGPDGRELTAEETDFLAAEDDATGSDGDEFDVRDNDLDLDPEMDEETERAYKDFCKQGKQSQANKKS